A stretch of the Medicago truncatula cultivar Jemalong A17 chromosome 5, MtrunA17r5.0-ANR, whole genome shotgun sequence genome encodes the following:
- the LOC11417569 gene encoding pentatricopeptide repeat-containing protein At2g02980, chloroplastic: MDAPILQLTSFSLTKPNTETTSLLPLPHLISLIPKCTTLKELKQIQAYTIKTNYQNNTNVITKFINFCTSNPTKASMEHAHQLFDQITQPNIVLFNTMARGYARLNDPLRAMILFSHVLCYGLVPDDYTFSSLLKACSKVKALAEGKQLHCFAVKLGVSDNMYVVPTLINMYTACGDIDASRRVFDKIDEPCVVAYNAIIMSLARNNRANEALALFRELQEIGLKPTDVTMLVVLSSCALLGSLDLGRWMHEYVKKYGFDRYVKVNTTLIDMYAKCGSLDDAVNVFRDMPKRDTQAWSAIIVAYATHGDGFQAISMLNEMKKEKVQPDEITFLGILYACSHNGLVEEGFEYFHGMTNEYGIVPSIKHYGCMVDLLGRAGRLDEAYKFIDELPIKPTPILWRTLLSACSTHGNVEMGKRVIERIFELDDSHGGDYVIFSNLCARYGKWDDVNHLRKTMIDKGAVKIPGCSSIEVNNVVHEFFAGEGVHSTSTTLHRALDELVKELKSAGYVPDTSLVFYADMEDEEKEIILRYHSEKLAITFGLLNTPPGTTIRVVKNLRVCGDCHNAAKFISLIFGRQIILRDVQRFHHFKDGKCSCGDYW; this comes from the coding sequence atggaTGCACCAATTCTCCAATTAACTTCATTCTCTCTCACAAAACCCAACACAGAAACAACATCACTTTTACCTTTACCTCATCTCATTTCTCTCATACCAAAATGCACCACTCTCAAAGAGCTCAAACAAATTCAAGCTTACACCATCAAAACCAATTACCAAAACAACACCAATGTCATCACAAAGTTCATAAATTTCTGCACCTCAAACCCCACAAAAGCTTCCATGGAACATGCACACCAACTGTTTGATCAAATTACTCAGCCAAATATTGTTCTTTTCAACACCATGGCACGTGGGTATGCTCGGTTAAATGACCCGCTTCGAGCAATGATTCTGTTTTCTCATGTGCTGTGTTATGGTCTTGTTCCAGATGATTACACATTTTCGTCGCTGCTTAAGGCTTGTTCAAAGGTTAAGGCTTTGGCGGAGGGGAAACAGCTTCATTGTTTTGCTGTGAAACTTGGGGTTAGTGATAATATGTATGTTGTTCCGACGCTTATTAATATGTATACGGCGTGTGGTGATATTGATGCTTCTAGAAGGGTTTTTGATAAGATTGATGAACCTTGTGTGGTTGCGTATAATGCAATTATTATGAGTTTGGCTAGGAATAATCGAGCTAATGAGGCATTAGCTTTGTTTAGAGAATTGCAGGAGATTGGTCTTAAGCCAACTGATGTTACCATGCTTGTTGTTCTTTCGTCGTGTGCTTTGCTTGGATCGTTGGACTTGGGGAGGTGGATGCATGAGTATGTTAAGAAGTACGGGTTTGATCGATATGTGAAGGTAAATACCACTCTTATTGATATGTATGCTAAATGTGGGAGTTTGGATGATGCTGTTAATGTGTTTAGGGACATGCCTAAGAGAGATACGCAGGCTTGGTCGGCGATAATCGTTGCCTATGCAACACACGGGGATGGTTTCCAAGCCATATCCATGTTGAATgaaatgaagaaggaaaaagtgCAGCCTGATGAGATAACTTTTTTAGGTATATTGTATGCATGTAGTCACAATGGATTGGTAGAAGAAGGTTTTGAGTATTTTCATGGTATGACGAATGAGTATGGGATTGTTCCTAGTATCAAACATTATGGGTGTATGGTGGATTTGCTTGGTCGAGCTGGACGATTGGATGAAGCCTATAAATTCATAGATGAATTACCGATCAAGCCGACACCGATTCTTTGGCGAACGTTGCTATCTGCTTGTAGTACTCATGGCAATGTTGAAATGGGAAAGCGTGTGATTGAGAGGATTTTTGAATTGGATGATTCCCATGGTGGggattatgttattttctcgAACTTGTGTGCAAGATATGGAAAATGGGATGACGTGAACCACCTACGGAAAACAATGATAGATAAAGGAGCGGTGAAAATTCCTGGTTGCAGCTCTATAGAGGTCAACAATGTTGTGCATGAGTTCTTTGCTGGGGAGGGAGTTCACTCGACTTCTACCACGTTGCACCGTGCACTTGACGAGTTGGTAAAGGAATTGAAGTCTGCTGGGTATGTACCTGATACATCACTAGTCTTTTATGCAGACATGGAAGATGAAGAGAAAGAAATTATTCTTCGATATCACAGTGAAAAATTGGCCATTACGTTTGGACTACTGAATACACCACCTGGAACAACAATTCGTGTGGTCAAGAACCTTAGAGTATGTGGAGATTGCCATAATGCCGCTAAATTTATATCATTGATTTTTGGTAGGCAAATTATTCTTAGAGATGTTCAGCGATTTCACCATTTCAAAGATGGGAAATGCTCTTGTGGTGATTACTGGTAG
- the LOC11417570 gene encoding ribonuclease 1 encodes MESKGSVLIKLLLLLNVTVLCASQSQDFDFFYFVQQWPGSYCDSKKSCCYPTTGKPAADFGIHGLWPNYKDGTYPSNCDPNNAFDPSQISDLKSNLQQNWPTLACPSGDGIQFWTHEWEKHGTCSESVLKQHDYFETTLNLRQKANLLQALTSAGVQPDGNSYSLSSIKGAIQNAVGFAPFIECNVDSSGNSQLYQVYLCVDTSGSNFIDCPVFPHGKCGSEIEFPTF; translated from the exons atggagTCCAAAGGATCAGTTTTAATTAAGCTTCTATTGCTGCTGAATGTAACAGTTCTATGTGCTTCACAATCACAggattttgatttcttttactttgttcaacag TGGCCAGGATCATATTGTGACTCAAAAAAGAGTTGTTGCTACCCAACAACTGGAAAACCTGCTGCAGATTTTGGAATTCATGGTCTGTGGCCTAATTATAAGGATGGCACATACCCTTCTAACTGTGATCCTAATAACGCTTTTGACCCATCCCAG ATATCTGATCTCAAAAGCAATTTACAACAGAACTGGCCCACACTAGCATGCCCAAGTGGTGATGGAATTCAATTCTGGACACATGAATGGGAGAAACATGGTACTTGTTCAGAATCAGTTCTTAAGCAACatgattattttgaaacaactcTCAACTTGAGACAAAAAGCAAACCTCCTTCAAGCTCTTACAAGTGCAG GAGTACAACCTGATGGAAATTCGTACAGCTTGAGCAGCATCAAAGGAGCTATACAAAATGCAGTTGGGTTTGCTCCATTCATTGAATGTAATGTGGACTCATCTGGCAACAGTCAACTATATCAAGTTTATTTGTGTGTGGACACTTCTGGATCAAACTTCATTGACTGTCCTGTGTTCCCCCATGGCAAATGTGGATCTGAGATTGAGTTCCCAACTTTTTAA